TCCCGCTTGCCACCCAGCCGGGCGAAGCCGTAGAGGTCGAGATTCGCGGCAAGCGCCTGAAGGCACGCACGGTCAAGCTGCCTTTCGTGCGCAACGGCAAGCCGCTCATCTAGACCCAATCTCGCTGCTGACCGAATTGCAGAACACGAACCATCCCTCTTTCCATTGGAGAACACCATGAGCAACATTCCCGCCGATCTGAAGTACACCAAGTCACACGAGTGGATCCGCGTCGAGACAGACGGCAGCCTGACGATCGGCGTCACCGATCACGCCCAGGAAGCCCTCGGCGACGTGGTCTTCCTGGAACTGCCCGAGGCCGGTCGCACGTTCGCCGCGGGCGACGCCTGCGCGGTGATCGAGTCGGTCAAGGCTGCCTCCGATATCTACGCACCGGTCGCCGGCGAAATCATTGCCAACAACCAGGATGCCATCGACGCGCCCGAAAGCGTCAATACCGACGCCTATTCCACCTGGCTGTTCAAGATCAAGCCCGCGAATGCAGGCGATGTTTCGGCCCTGATGGATGCCACCGCTTACGCGGCCGAGATCGCCGAAGCCTGAGCGCCAAAGCACACGTATTCCGGAACGACCATGACCGCTTCCCTGCTATCTGCTCCGCTTTCCAGGCTGGAGCAGCGCGATGGCTTTGTCCATCGCCATCTCGGCCCGAACGCCAACCAGATCGCACACATGTGCGCGACACTTGGCGTGTCCGACGTCGATGCGCTGATCAAGCAGACAGTGCCTGCCGGCATTCGTCTCAACGCACCGCTGCCACTCGCCGACGCCTCGCCCGAACACGAAGCACTGGCGCGGCTGAAAGCCATCGCCGGTCGCAACGTCATCAAGAAGTCCATGATCGGCATGGGCTACTACGGCACGCACACCCCTGCGGTGATCCTGCGCAACGTCATGGAGAACCCGGGCTGGTACACCGCCTACACGCCTTACCAGGCGGAAATCGCCCAGGGTCGCCTCGAAGCCCTGCTCAACTACCAGCAGATGGTGATCGACCTCACCGGTCTCGAGCTCGCCAACGCGTCGCTGCTGGACGAAGCAACGGCAGCGGCCGAAGCGATGACGATGGCGCGGCGGGTGTCGAAGGCCAAGTCGAACGTCTTCTTCATCGATGAAGCCTGCTTCCCGCAGACGATCGACGTCGTTCGCACCCGCGCCCACTACTTCGGCTACGAGCTGGTGTTCGGCAAGGCGGACGAAGCTGCCGCACACGATGCTTTCGGCGCGCTGCTGCAATACCCGAACGGACGCGGCGAAGTGACCGACCTGAGCGCCACCATCGCCGCGCTCAAGGACAAAGGTGCGGTCGTGGCCGTCGCGTCCGACCTGATGGCACTGGTGCTGCTGAAGAGCCCCGGCGCCATGGGGGCGGACATTGCCCTCGGCTCGGCCCAGCGCTTCGGCGTACCGATGGGCTTCGGCGGTCCGCATGCGGCCTTCTTCGCCACGCGCGAAGCCTTCGTGCGCTCGATGCCCGGCCGCATCATCGGCGTATCCAAGGATGCCCGCGGCAAGACCGCGCTGCGCATGACCCTGCAGACGCGCGAGCAGCATATCCGTCGCGAGAAGGCGAACTCGAACATCTGCACCTCACAGGTGCTGCTGGCCAACATGGCCGGCTTCTACGCCGTCTATCACGGCCCCGAGGGGCTGCGGACGATCGCCGCGCGCATCCATCGCCTCGCGGCCCTCCTCGCGGCCGGGCTCACCGACGCCGGATTCCAGCCCAGCGCTTCCACCTTCTTCGACACGCTCGAAGTTGAAGTAGGCGCGCGCGCACCGGCCATCGTCGAAGCAGCCGAGGCCGCCGGCTTCAACCTGCGCAGCGTGTCCGGCACCCGCCTGGGCCTGTCGGTCGACGAGACCACGACGCGCGAGGACATCGCTGCCGTGCTGGGCTGCTTCGGTGTTGCCA
This genomic window from Thauera humireducens contains:
- the gcvH gene encoding glycine cleavage system protein GcvH, yielding MSNIPADLKYTKSHEWIRVETDGSLTIGVTDHAQEALGDVVFLELPEAGRTFAAGDACAVIESVKAASDIYAPVAGEIIANNQDAIDAPESVNTDAYSTWLFKIKPANAGDVSALMDATAYAAEIAEA